Genomic segment of Desulfonatronovibrio hydrogenovorans DSM 9292:
TCGCGCCCATCGCTATGGAGCCCGGTCTTCGTTTTGCAATCCGCGAGGGCGGCCGGACAGTTGGTGCCGGTGTTGTCTCGGAAATTACGGAGTAAGCATACGTCATGCGCATCAATATCCTTCTCGCATGCAGCGAGTGTAAAAGAAGAAATTACGCTACTTCCAAGAACAAAAAGAACACCACTTCCAAGCTGGAGTTGAAAAAATTCTGCCCCTTCTGCGGTAAACATCTTCCGCACAAGGAAACCAAGTAGCGTTCTCCATGCAGGCCAGTAGCTCGAAATGGTAGAGCATCGGACTCCAAATCCGAGGGCTGGGGGTTCGAGTCCCTCCTGGCCTGCCATATTTAATGAGCAGGACTAAATGTCAAAAAAGAAAAAAAGCGAAGCCACCGAGCCAAAGGGTGGAGTCCAGAGCAGGCTTCAGGGTACCAAGGAGTACCTTGAAGAGGTAAAGGGTGAACTAAAAAAGGTCACCTGGCCAACCCGCAAGGAGACCCTGAGCACAGGAGTAGCTGTTGTTGTTCTGGTGGTCATAATCTCTATCTACCTGGGAGTTCTTGATTTTGGACTGTCCAGGCTGGTCGGCTTAATTCTGCCCTAGAAGGAACTCATGGAAGAAACAACAACCAGAACCAGATGGTATATTGTACACACCTATTCAGGGTATGAGCAGCGCGTGGAAAAGACCATCAGGGAGATGATGAGGACAGGTCAGGACAAAGGGCTTATAGAGGAGATTGTTGTCCCCACTGAAAAGGTGGTTGAGCTGGTCAAGGGTCAGAAAAAGACTTCCACCCGGAAGTTTTTTCCTGGATACGTCCTGGTGAAGATGATTCTTAATGATGACTCCTGGCATCTTGTTCAATCCATTCCCAAGGTCACTGGTTTCATCGGGGGCAAAAACAGGCCGACCCCCCTGACTGACAAAGAGGCAGAAAAGATTCTGACTACTGTCGAGTCCCGCAAAGAGCAGCCCCGTCCCAAGTTCCACTTTGTCCGGGGAGATGAAATAAGGGTCATTGACGGGCCCTTTGCTAATTTCAACGGTGTTGTTGAAGATGTGAATTATGATAAAGGAAAGCTGAAGGTGTCCGTCTCCATATTTGGGAGGCAGACCCCGGTAGAGCTAGATTTTGTTCAGGTTTCAAAAAGCTGAGATTTAGAGGTACGTTAAATGGCCAAAAAAGAAATGGCAAAAATCAAACTGCAGATTCCTGC
This window contains:
- the rpmG gene encoding 50S ribosomal protein L33 yields the protein MRINILLACSECKRRNYATSKNKKNTTSKLELKKFCPFCGKHLPHKETK
- the secE gene encoding preprotein translocase subunit SecE gives rise to the protein MSKKKKSEATEPKGGVQSRLQGTKEYLEEVKGELKKVTWPTRKETLSTGVAVVVLVVIISIYLGVLDFGLSRLVGLILP
- the nusG gene encoding transcription termination/antitermination protein NusG, which produces MEETTTRTRWYIVHTYSGYEQRVEKTIREMMRTGQDKGLIEEIVVPTEKVVELVKGQKKTSTRKFFPGYVLVKMILNDDSWHLVQSIPKVTGFIGGKNRPTPLTDKEAEKILTTVESRKEQPRPKFHFVRGDEIRVIDGPFANFNGVVEDVNYDKGKLKVSVSIFGRQTPVELDFVQVSKS